The following proteins are encoded in a genomic region of Streptomyces gobiensis:
- the ccsB gene encoding c-type cytochrome biogenesis protein CcsB, with product MIIAAPANAELADISNVLVYSAMAVYVLAFVAHIAEWLFGSRSKVARTAAALTPEKAPKKAAQGATRGGGGTAVLDRPKVVTRSAGGSRADVPDGPGAAGEDEQGDMYGRIAVALTLLAFLVHAGGVLSRALSVQRVPWANMYEFSTTFSMVVVGAYLAFLAAKKNVRWIGLPLVTTVLLDLGLATTVFYAESDQLPPALDSYWLVIHVSLAIVCGALFYLGAVGSVLYLFRDRYEAKLEGGAKPGRFATSVLERLPSAASLDKFAYRINAAVFPFWTFTIVAGAIWAESAWGRYWGWDAKEVWSFITWAAYACYLHARATVGWKGRRAAYLALFAFCCFLFNYYGVNIFVNSLHSYAGV from the coding sequence GTGATTATCGCTGCCCCGGCCAACGCCGAGCTGGCCGATATCAGCAATGTGCTGGTCTACTCGGCGATGGCGGTTTATGTGCTCGCCTTCGTCGCCCATATCGCGGAGTGGCTGTTCGGCAGTCGTAGCAAGGTGGCGCGCACCGCTGCCGCGCTCACCCCGGAGAAGGCCCCGAAGAAGGCGGCGCAGGGCGCCACGCGGGGTGGTGGCGGCACAGCTGTGCTCGACCGGCCCAAGGTTGTCACCCGTTCCGCTGGTGGGTCCCGTGCCGATGTCCCGGACGGTCCGGGGGCGGCCGGTGAGGACGAGCAGGGCGATATGTACGGCCGGATCGCCGTCGCGCTCACCCTCCTGGCCTTCCTGGTGCACGCGGGGGGCGTGCTGAGCCGCGCGCTGTCGGTGCAGCGGGTGCCGTGGGCCAATATGTATGAGTTCTCCACGACCTTCTCCATGGTTGTGGTCGGCGCGTACCTCGCCTTTCTGGCGGCCAAGAAGAACGTCCGCTGGATTGGGCTGCCGCTGGTCACCACCGTGCTGCTTGACCTGGGGCTGGCCACCACCGTCTTCTACGCGGAGAGCGACCAGCTGCCGCCCGCGCTGGACTCGTACTGGCTGGTCATTCATGTCTCGCTGGCCATCGTCTGCGGTGCGCTCTTCTATCTGGGCGCGGTCGGCTCGGTGCTGTATCTCTTCCGGGACCGCTACGAGGCCAAGCTGGAGGGCGGTGCCAAGCCGGGCCGTTTCGCCACCTCTGTGCTGGAGCGGTTGCCGTCGGCGGCCTCGCTGGACAAGTTCGCCTACCGCATCAACGCGGCGGTCTTCCCCTTCTGGACTTTCACGATTGTCGCCGGGGCGATCTGGGCGGAGAGCGCTTGGGGCCGCTACTGGGGCTGGGACGCCAAGGAAGTGTGGTCCTTCATCACCTGGGCCGCTTACGCGTGCTATCTGCACGCCCGTGCGACCGTCGGCTGGAAGGGCCGCAGGGCCGCCTACCTGGCGCTCTTCGCCTTCTGCTGCTTCCTCTTCAACTACTACGGGGTCAACATCTTCGTGAACAGCCTGCATTCGTACGCGGGCGTCTGA
- a CDS encoding PP2C family protein-serine/threonine phosphatase yields the protein MPFAIALGVLGIELSPAHDLVTGPVLTTTPALAALTMGPTGTLSAAALALAVNVTTATYNQAWGTQLVFGNFLGLLVVSVASITLSNAVRARRQSELDQVRRIAVAAQEVVLRPVPERLGPVRAASLYLAAETGAQIGGDLYEAVQTRYGVRLIMGDVRGKGLSAVRAVAVALGAFREAAHYEDELPEVMNHCAAALRREADVPGAYAPEALLEGFTTALIAQVPDEHVVQLVNRGHPPPLVLRQGRVQGLMPASPLPPLGLEDLETGPPAKSESYPFLPGDRLLLYTDGVIEARNRDNDFFALPETIQEIRASTTPPEFLEELHQALVRHAEGRLADDVAMILIDRVDEEDGKHTGAAARLLT from the coding sequence GTGCCCTTCGCGATCGCGCTGGGCGTGCTGGGTATCGAGCTCTCGCCCGCACACGATCTGGTCACCGGCCCTGTCCTCACCACAACGCCGGCACTGGCCGCGCTGACGATGGGCCCGACAGGGACCCTCTCCGCGGCAGCCCTCGCTCTGGCCGTGAATGTGACCACCGCGACCTACAACCAGGCGTGGGGTACACAGCTGGTCTTCGGCAACTTCCTGGGGCTGCTTGTGGTATCCGTGGCCAGCATCACCCTGAGCAACGCGGTACGTGCGCGCAGGCAGAGCGAACTCGACCAGGTGCGCAGGATCGCCGTGGCGGCTCAGGAGGTCGTACTGCGGCCCGTCCCCGAGCGCCTGGGTCCGGTGCGGGCGGCCAGCCTGTACCTCGCGGCTGAGACGGGGGCACAGATCGGCGGTGATCTGTACGAGGCTGTGCAGACGCGGTACGGGGTCCGGCTGATCATGGGAGACGTACGGGGCAAGGGGCTGTCTGCCGTGCGCGCGGTCGCGGTGGCGTTGGGTGCGTTTCGGGAGGCCGCGCACTATGAGGACGAGCTGCCGGAGGTCATGAACCACTGCGCGGCTGCGCTGCGACGGGAGGCCGACGTGCCGGGTGCGTACGCTCCGGAAGCTCTGTTGGAGGGATTCACCACCGCGCTCATCGCCCAGGTGCCGGACGAACACGTGGTGCAACTGGTCAACCGTGGCCATCCGCCTCCGCTGGTGCTGCGCCAGGGCAGGGTTCAGGGCCTGATGCCCGCCTCGCCACTGCCGCCTCTCGGCCTGGAAGACCTCGAAACCGGCCCTCCCGCCAAGTCCGAGAGCTATCCGTTCCTACCCGGCGACCGTCTGCTGCTCTACACCGACGGCGTGATCGAAGCCCGCAATCGCGACAACGACTTCTTCGCCCTGCCGGAGACCATCCAGGAGATACGCGCGAGCACCACGCCGCCGGAGTTCCTGGAAGAACTGCACCAGGCATTGGTCCGCCACGCTGAGGGCCGCTTGGCGGACGATGTGGCGATGATCCTCATTGACCGGGTCGACGAAGAAGACGGCAAGCACACCGGCGCAGCCGCCAGGCTCCTCACGTAA
- the mqnP gene encoding menaquinone biosynthesis prenyltransferase MqnP yields the protein MSTAEGVVGPGPSRVKAFLRLVMIEHSVFALPFAYIASLTAMFQVSGTVHGWDLLLVTVAMVSLRTFAMAANRIIDREIDARNPRTAGRELVTGAVSVRTAWAGALIALVIFLGAAALLNLLCLALAPLAVVPMVVYPYGKRFTNFPHAILGLAQAIGPVGAWLAVTGAWSWDAVILGLAVGIWIGGFDLIFACQDVAADRAEGVKSVPARFGITAALYGARGCHAVTMALLIWYGLATGAGPFLWAGLVIVVAAFGYEHAIVRPGDLSRLNRAFFTVNGVIGIVLFTFALLDLLTRGLTW from the coding sequence GTGAGCACCGCTGAGGGTGTTGTCGGCCCGGGCCCCAGCAGGGTCAAAGCCTTTCTGCGGCTGGTGATGATCGAGCACTCGGTCTTCGCGCTGCCCTTCGCGTATATCGCCTCGCTCACCGCGATGTTCCAGGTCAGCGGCACCGTTCACGGGTGGGATCTGCTCCTGGTCACCGTCGCCATGGTGTCCCTGCGCACCTTCGCGATGGCCGCGAACCGCATCATCGACCGGGAGATCGACGCCCGAAATCCGCGCACGGCCGGGCGTGAGCTGGTCACCGGCGCGGTGTCCGTGCGTACGGCGTGGGCCGGTGCCCTGATCGCCCTGGTGATCTTCCTCGGTGCGGCCGCACTGCTCAACCTGCTCTGTCTGGCGCTGGCTCCGCTGGCGGTCGTACCGATGGTGGTCTATCCGTACGGGAAGCGGTTCACCAATTTCCCGCACGCCATACTCGGCCTCGCCCAGGCCATCGGCCCGGTGGGCGCCTGGCTCGCGGTCACCGGGGCGTGGTCGTGGGACGCGGTCATTCTGGGGCTGGCCGTCGGCATCTGGATCGGCGGCTTCGACCTGATCTTCGCCTGCCAGGATGTGGCCGCGGACCGTGCGGAGGGCGTCAAGTCCGTCCCGGCCCGCTTCGGCATCACCGCCGCGCTGTACGGCGCCCGCGGCTGCCATGCCGTCACGATGGCGCTGCTCATCTGGTACGGCCTGGCCACGGGCGCGGGGCCGTTCCTCTGGGCGGGACTGGTGATTGTCGTGGCGGCCTTCGGCTATGAGCACGCCATTGTCAGGCCGGGGGATCTGAGCAGGCTCAACCGGGCGTTCTTCACGGTGAACGGTGTGATCGGGATCGTCCTTTTCACGTTCGCGCTGCTCGACCTGCTCACCCGCGGCCTGACCTGGTAA
- a CDS encoding menaquinone biosynthesis decarboxylase has product MAYDDLRSLLRALERDGDLKRVKAEVDPRLEVGEIVDRVNKAGGPALLFENVKGSAMPLAMNVFGTDRRLLKALGLTSYGEISDKIGGLLKPELPQGFVGMREAFGKLAGMTHVPPKKVKDAPVQEVVRTGDEVDLDQLPALFTWPEDGGSFFNLGLTHTRHPETGVRNLGLYRLQRHDRRTIGMHWQIHKDSRNHYQVAAKRGEKLPVAIAFGCPPAVTYASTAPLPGDIDEYLFAGFVQGKRVEMVDCKTVPLQVPAQAEVVLEGWLEPGEMLPEGPYGDHTGFYTPQEDFPALTIDCVTTRKRPLLQSIVVGRPPTEDGPLGRATERFFLPLLKIIIPDIVDYHLPEAGGFHNCAIVSIDKKYPKHAQKVMHAIWGAHMMSLTKLIVVVDADCDVHDLHEVAWRALGNTDYARDLSVVEGPVDHLDHASYQQFWGGKAGIDATAKWPEEGYTRDGGWPHMIESDPEVADRVTRRWQEYGL; this is encoded by the coding sequence ATGGCATACGACGATCTCCGCTCGCTCCTGCGGGCGCTTGAGCGGGATGGCGATCTGAAACGCGTCAAGGCCGAGGTTGACCCCCGTCTGGAAGTGGGCGAGATCGTCGACCGGGTCAACAAGGCGGGCGGCCCGGCGCTGCTCTTCGAGAACGTCAAGGGCTCGGCGATGCCCCTGGCGATGAATGTATTCGGCACCGACCGGCGGCTGCTCAAGGCGCTCGGCCTGACGTCGTACGGGGAGATCAGCGACAAGATCGGCGGCCTGCTGAAGCCGGAGCTGCCGCAGGGCTTCGTCGGGATGCGGGAGGCCTTCGGCAAGCTGGCCGGGATGACGCACGTCCCGCCGAAGAAGGTCAAGGACGCTCCCGTGCAGGAGGTCGTCCGCACGGGCGACGAGGTCGACCTTGACCAGTTGCCCGCGCTGTTCACCTGGCCGGAGGACGGCGGCTCGTTCTTCAATCTGGGCCTGACGCACACCAGGCACCCGGAGACCGGGGTACGGAATCTGGGGCTTTACCGGCTGCAGCGGCACGACCGCCGGACCATCGGGATGCACTGGCAGATCCACAAGGACAGCCGCAACCACTACCAGGTCGCCGCCAAGCGGGGCGAGAAGCTGCCGGTCGCCATCGCCTTCGGCTGCCCGCCCGCGGTGACCTACGCCTCGACCGCGCCGCTGCCCGGCGATATCGACGAGTATCTCTTCGCTGGCTTTGTGCAGGGCAAGCGGGTGGAGATGGTCGACTGCAAGACCGTGCCCCTGCAGGTCCCGGCGCAGGCCGAGGTGGTGCTGGAGGGGTGGCTGGAGCCCGGCGAGATGCTGCCGGAGGGCCCGTACGGCGACCACACCGGCTTCTATACGCCGCAGGAGGACTTCCCGGCGCTGACGATCGACTGCGTCACCACGCGCAAGCGGCCGCTGTTGCAGTCCATCGTGGTCGGCCGTCCACCGACCGAGGACGGCCCACTGGGACGGGCCACGGAGCGGTTCTTCCTCCCCCTGCTCAAGATCATTATTCCGGACATCGTGGACTACCACCTGCCGGAGGCAGGCGGCTTCCACAACTGCGCGATTGTCTCGATCGACAAGAAATACCCCAAGCACGCGCAGAAGGTGATGCACGCGATCTGGGGCGCGCACATGATGTCGCTGACCAAGCTGATCGTGGTCGTGGACGCCGACTGCGATGTCCACGATCTGCACGAGGTGGCCTGGCGTGCGCTGGGCAACACGGACTACGCGCGGGATCTGAGCGTGGTCGAGGGCCCGGTGGACCACCTGGACCACGCTTCCTACCAGCAGTTCTGGGGTGGCAAGGCGGGCATCGACGCCACCGCGAAGTGGCCCGAGGAGGGCTATACGCGCGATGGCGGCTGGCCGCACATGATCGAGTCCGATCCGGAGGTGGCCGACCGGGTGACCAGGCGCTGGCAGGAGTACGGCCTGTGA
- a CDS encoding PLD nuclease N-terminal domain-containing protein, with protein MKVLAILLLLAVWVYAFIDCLNTPENQVRKLPKVVWVIIVLLFGQVLVGPIAWFAVGRPRKNAAYGATRAEERRWVAPDDNPDFLKSIKDEDTPPPAQDGPRQEAPPPAEELSLEEWEEEFRRKDNGPDDTPPKA; from the coding sequence ATGAAAGTTCTTGCCATCCTGCTGTTGCTGGCGGTGTGGGTCTACGCCTTTATCGACTGCCTCAACACTCCTGAGAACCAGGTGCGGAAGCTGCCGAAGGTCGTATGGGTGATCATCGTCCTGCTCTTCGGTCAGGTCCTGGTGGGCCCGATCGCCTGGTTCGCGGTCGGCCGCCCCCGTAAGAACGCCGCGTACGGCGCCACCCGCGCGGAGGAGCGCCGGTGGGTCGCCCCGGATGACAATCCGGACTTCCTCAAGTCCATCAAGGACGAGGACACCCCGCCGCCGGCCCAGGACGGCCCGCGCCAGGAGGCCCCGCCTCCCGCTGAGGAGCTCAGCCTGGAGGAGTGGGAGGAAGAGTTCCGCCGTAAGGACAACGGCCCGGACGACACCCCGCCAAAGGCCTGA
- a CDS encoding rhomboid family intramembrane serine protease, with amino-acid sequence MAAGAFMLSWVVLMWLLEAIDGPAGPIVREYGIQPRDLDEVLDIFPAAFLHFGWDHVMANTVPLLIFGFLAAVRGLARFIGVVLVIIVVSGLGVWLTAPDGSNTAGASGVVFGLFGYLLVRGFVERDALDITVGITVLLLYGSILWGVLPTAAGVSWQGHLFGLIGGVLAAFWLRRTPQRRAVRGAPGGIGPSPWS; translated from the coding sequence ATGGCCGCGGGCGCGTTCATGCTCTCCTGGGTCGTGCTGATGTGGTTGCTGGAGGCCATTGACGGTCCCGCCGGTCCCATCGTCCGGGAGTACGGCATACAGCCGCGGGATCTGGACGAGGTCCTGGATATCTTCCCGGCGGCCTTTCTGCACTTCGGCTGGGACCATGTCATGGCCAACACCGTGCCGCTGCTGATCTTCGGCTTCCTCGCCGCGGTGCGCGGCCTGGCCCGTTTCATCGGCGTGGTGCTGGTGATCATCGTCGTGAGCGGGCTCGGCGTCTGGCTCACCGCTCCGGACGGCTCCAATACGGCGGGCGCCTCCGGTGTTGTCTTCGGCCTCTTCGGCTATCTGCTGGTGCGGGGCTTTGTCGAGCGGGACGCGCTCGACATCACCGTCGGTATCACGGTGCTGCTGCTCTACGGCTCGATTCTGTGGGGTGTGCTGCCCACCGCGGCGGGCGTCTCCTGGCAGGGTCACCTCTTCGGTCTGATCGGCGGCGTTCTCGCGGCTTTCTGGCTTCGCCGGACGCCCCAGCGGCGGGCGGTCCGCGGGGCCCCCGGCGGTATCGGCCCCAGCCCCTGGAGCTGA
- a CDS encoding UbiX family flavin prenyltransferase: protein MTDTAQRRPWIVGVSGASGTPYAAAVLRGLLAAGEQVDLVVSRASRLTLLDETGHPFRDGHWREDLRRWLALGADGTPDAYAVDLTGDAVRHWPAGDLAAGPSSGSYPCKGMLIVPASTACVAGVALGLSKDLLQRAASVTLKERRPLVVAVRETPLSGQTLKQLVALDEAGAVVLPASPAFYAGATHIQHLVDFVAGRVLDAVNVPHKLYHRWEGELGSAGSQRSMP, encoded by the coding sequence GTGACTGATACCGCCCAGCGCCGCCCCTGGATCGTCGGAGTGTCCGGGGCCTCCGGAACGCCGTATGCCGCCGCCGTGCTGCGCGGGCTGCTGGCGGCCGGGGAGCAGGTCGACCTGGTGGTCAGCCGGGCCTCCCGGCTGACGCTGCTGGATGAGACCGGGCACCCCTTCCGGGACGGCCACTGGCGGGAGGACCTGCGGCGCTGGCTCGCGCTGGGGGCGGACGGCACGCCGGACGCGTACGCGGTGGACCTCACCGGGGACGCCGTACGGCACTGGCCCGCGGGGGATCTGGCCGCCGGGCCGTCGTCCGGGTCGTACCCCTGCAAGGGCATGCTGATCGTCCCGGCCTCCACCGCCTGTGTCGCCGGGGTGGCGCTGGGCCTGTCCAAGGATCTGCTCCAGCGGGCGGCGAGCGTGACGCTGAAGGAGCGGCGGCCGCTGGTGGTCGCGGTCCGGGAGACACCGCTCAGCGGTCAGACCCTGAAGCAGCTGGTCGCCCTGGACGAGGCCGGTGCGGTGGTGCTGCCCGCCTCGCCCGCGTTCTACGCTGGTGCCACCCATATCCAGCACCTGGTCGACTTTGTCGCCGGACGTGTCCTGGACGCCGTGAATGTGCCGCACAAGCTCTACCACCGCTGGGAGGGTGAGCTGGGTAGTGCAGGCTCCCAGCGTTCCATGCCTTAG
- a CDS encoding Lrp/AsnC family transcriptional regulator codes for MDAVDRQLIQALRENGRASYAELGRLVGLSGPSVTDRINRLEAAGVITGYRATVDAPSLGLGVTALIGISLSDATDHEDVAARLRDLAEIEDCWFIAGDDSYMLKVRASNVDGLERTIRRLSGTKGVSRTRTTIVLSTKWENRVGELPEES; via the coding sequence ATGGACGCGGTGGACAGGCAGCTCATCCAGGCCCTTCGGGAGAACGGCAGGGCCTCCTACGCTGAGCTGGGCCGACTCGTGGGGCTCTCGGGCCCCAGCGTGACCGACCGCATCAACCGGCTGGAGGCCGCCGGGGTCATCACCGGTTACCGCGCCACCGTCGACGCCCCGTCCCTGGGGCTCGGCGTCACCGCACTGATCGGTATCTCGCTCTCCGACGCCACCGACCATGAGGATGTGGCCGCGCGGCTGCGCGATCTGGCGGAGATCGAGGACTGCTGGTTCATCGCGGGCGACGACTCCTACATGCTCAAGGTCCGGGCGAGCAATGTGGACGGTCTGGAGCGGACGATCCGCCGGCTGTCCGGCACCAAGGGCGTCTCCCGGACCCGTACGACGATCGTGCTCTCCACAAAGTGGGAGAACCGGGTGGGGGAGCTGCCCGAGGAGAGCTAG
- the mqnE gene encoding aminofutalosine synthase MqnE has protein sequence MDAGLKRELEEKVRAGERLTREDGIALYESDDLAWLGGLAHEVRTRKNGDVVHFNVNRHLNMTNVCTASCAYCSFQRKPGEKDAYTMRIEEAVRLAKAMEGDNLTELHIVNGLHPTLPWRYYPRSLSALKEALPETVSLKAFTATEIHHFETISGMDASEILDELIDAGLESLTGGGAEIFDWEVRQHIVDHRTHWEDWSRIHRLAHAKGLKTPCTMLYGHIEEPRHRVDHVLRLRELQDETGGFQVFIPLRYQHDFVDMQDGKVRNRLQARTTMATGAEALKTFAVSRLLFDNVPHVKVFWVMHGVQTAQLALQHGADDMDGSVVEYKITHDADDFGTPDKLTREDLLDLIRDAGFRPVERNTRYEVIREYEGPDPARRESPQPMRL, from the coding sequence ATGGACGCTGGGCTCAAGCGTGAGCTGGAGGAGAAGGTCCGCGCTGGGGAGCGGCTGACCCGCGAGGACGGCATCGCTCTGTATGAGTCCGATGATCTGGCGTGGCTGGGCGGGCTCGCCCACGAGGTGCGTACGCGCAAGAACGGCGATGTCGTTCACTTCAACGTCAACCGTCATCTGAATATGACGAACGTGTGCACCGCGTCGTGCGCCTACTGCTCGTTCCAGCGGAAGCCGGGCGAGAAGGACGCGTACACGATGCGCATCGAGGAGGCGGTCCGGCTCGCCAAGGCGATGGAGGGCGACAACCTCACCGAGCTGCATATCGTCAACGGCCTCCACCCCACGCTGCCGTGGCGCTACTACCCGCGCTCGCTGAGCGCGCTCAAGGAGGCGCTGCCGGAGACGGTGTCGCTGAAGGCGTTCACCGCCACGGAGATCCACCACTTCGAGACCATCTCGGGGATGGACGCGTCCGAGATCCTGGACGAGCTCATCGACGCCGGTCTGGAGTCGCTGACCGGCGGCGGCGCGGAGATCTTCGACTGGGAGGTCCGCCAGCACATCGTGGACCACCGGACCCACTGGGAAGACTGGTCGCGGATTCACCGGCTGGCGCATGCGAAGGGGCTCAAGACGCCGTGCACGATGCTGTACGGCCATATCGAGGAGCCCCGCCACCGGGTGGACCATGTACTGCGGTTGCGCGAACTCCAGGACGAGACCGGTGGCTTCCAGGTCTTCATCCCGCTGCGCTATCAGCACGACTTCGTGGATATGCAGGACGGCAAGGTCCGTAACCGGTTGCAGGCCCGTACGACGATGGCGACGGGGGCCGAGGCGCTGAAGACCTTCGCGGTCTCGCGTCTCCTGTTCGACAATGTCCCGCACGTCAAGGTCTTCTGGGTTATGCACGGGGTGCAGACCGCGCAGCTGGCGCTGCAGCACGGTGCGGACGACATGGACGGCTCGGTTGTCGAGTACAAGATCACGCACGATGCGGATGACTTCGGTACGCCGGACAAGCTCACCCGCGAGGATCTGCTGGACCTCATCCGCGATGCGGGGTTCCGGCCGGTGGAGCGGAACACCCGCTACGAGGTGATCCGCGAGTACGAGGGCCCCGACCCGGCCCGCCGCGAGTCCCCCCAGCCCATGCGGCTCTGA
- a CDS encoding GNAT family N-acetyltransferase has product MSLRFALDPEIDHRVTDGICALWADVVNAGGAVGFVPTVTTEDVRPGLLTHLRAMSENRCRVLLGFDEHNEVKATAFFTFNAHRLMRHWVWLYTVMVHPAQQGKGVGRALMAAAEEAARGMDGIRSIRLNCRGGLGLEHFYGSCGYKEVGRVPDAIKVADDDFRDDIIMWLPLV; this is encoded by the coding sequence ATGAGCCTTCGGTTTGCGCTCGACCCGGAAATAGACCACCGGGTCACGGACGGCATATGCGCCCTGTGGGCCGACGTGGTCAACGCCGGTGGCGCCGTCGGCTTCGTGCCCACCGTCACCACGGAAGACGTCCGGCCCGGACTGCTGACGCATCTGCGTGCGATGAGCGAGAACCGCTGCCGCGTGCTTCTCGGCTTCGACGAGCACAATGAGGTGAAGGCCACCGCCTTCTTCACGTTCAACGCCCACCGGCTGATGCGACACTGGGTGTGGCTGTACACCGTGATGGTGCACCCTGCCCAGCAGGGCAAGGGCGTCGGCCGTGCGCTGATGGCCGCGGCCGAGGAGGCCGCCCGGGGCATGGACGGCATCCGGAGCATCCGGCTGAACTGCCGTGGCGGCCTCGGCCTTGAGCACTTCTACGGCTCGTGCGGCTACAAGGAAGTCGGCCGGGTGCCCGACGCCATCAAGGTCGCGGACGACGACTTCCGGGACGACATCATCATGTGGCTGCCTCTCGTATGA
- a CDS encoding DUF4229 domain-containing protein, producing the protein MTSQQKEETAVNATIRYTLMRLGLFVGCFAVLAVLAQVGVIPAGIGTSNPLWIFLLAVVVSAPLSFVLLRKQRDEMSEQIAPRVERVSGNVKGRLAANRNQEDEVA; encoded by the coding sequence ATGACCTCTCAGCAGAAGGAAGAAACCGCCGTGAACGCAACGATCCGCTACACCCTGATGCGGCTGGGCCTCTTCGTCGGTTGTTTCGCCGTCCTCGCGGTGCTGGCCCAGGTGGGTGTGATCCCCGCGGGCATTGGCACGTCCAACCCGCTGTGGATTTTCCTGCTGGCCGTCGTTGTCTCCGCGCCGCTCAGCTTTGTGCTGCTGCGTAAGCAGCGGGACGAGATGTCCGAGCAGATCGCCCCACGGGTGGAGCGGGTCTCCGGCAACGTCAAGGGCAGGCTCGCCGCGAACCGCAATCAGGAGGACGAGGTCGCGTAA